TCTTCTCCGCGAACCCCGGGGAACCCCTCAGGCCCCTGTCCAAGGTCGCCTCGGGAGGCGAGTTGAGCCGCACCCTGCTGGCCATCGCGAGTCTCGCCACGGGCGAAGGCCCCCGCGCCGCGGTATTCGACGAGGTGGACGCGGGCATCGGCGGACGCCCCGCCGAGCATGTGGGGCGCCGTCTGCGCGATCTCTCCTCCACCCGCCAGGTGCTGTGCATCACGCACCTTCCCCAGATCGCCGCCTTCGCGAGACGCCACATCCGGGTCGAAAAGACCCAGTCCGAGGGCCGAACGGTGGTGCGGGCCCGAGTCCTTTCGGAAGAGGAGCGACCGGGGGAGCTCGCGCGGATGCTGGCCGGTGAGCGCGTACCGGAAACGGCCCTCCGTCATGCCCGGGAGCTTCTCAAGGGCGCCCGGCTCCCGACGGCGGACGGACCCTGAGGCGCCCTCACCGAGGGCGGACGGACGACAGAGCGACGCCACGGGGAGCCTTCTAACGGGAAGGTGTCCCGCTCCCGGGCCCTTGAGGCCGCGGCTCAGTCCTTTTGGGTGTAGGCCGCCACGAAGGTGCGCGTATCCGGATCCATCTGGCGGAAGGCCACGCCGTACCCGCCGTCCGTGCTGCGGACCACGCGGGCCTTGAACTCCACGATCTTGAGGGGAACGGTTCCAGGGATTCCGATGATGAGGGTGATCAGGTCGTTGATGTTCAATTTGCCATCGAGGTGCACTTTCGCACCGGTGAGGGAGATGTCGCGGATCAGCCCCTTGTACTTTTGCCCGAGGGTGGAAATGATACAGGCGGCCTGGAGGGGTTTCCTCGAGGCCTTTCTGGCCTCGGGCCCGTCGAACTCTTCCGGCACGCGCATGGGCGAAGGCGGAGCGGCGGTCTCCTCCCCCCTGCGCCCGCAGAAGGTCCGGAGGGCCTCAAGGAAACTACCCACGCTGACGGGGCGGAGGAGGCAGAGGGAGGCGCCGGCGTTGTACGCATCCACACGGTGATCTTCGGTGGAAACGAGAACGATGGGCAACCGTTCGAACCCGGGCTGCTTCTTGAGCGCGGCCACCGTTTCGAGACCGATGACGCCCGGGAGATCCAGGTCCACCGCCATGATCTCCGGCATCCCCGTGATGTAGACGGACTGGACCGCCTCAAGGTCCGTCGAGAAAACGCTGAGCCGGGCCGCGTCGCCCGAATAGGCGGCGAGCGCTGACCGAAAGGCGGTCAATTCGGGCTCACGAAGTACGGCCGTTGCTTTCAATCCTCTCCTCCCTGTACCCGGTCCCCTGCCCTCCCTGTCCAACGCGGGGAAGGCGCCTCATGTTTCAAAAACGTGTTGGACTCCTTGTACCACAGGTTCGGAGGAATTGGAACCGGCCTCTCAAGCCGGTGCGGGCGCGTCTCTTCGGCGGAACATCCAGGAAATGAGCAAGCCAAGCCCGTAGAGCAGGATGAGAGGCACAGCGACGGCGGTCTGGGTCACGGGATCTCCCGAGGGTGTGATCACGGCGGAGATCACGAAGGAGCCGAGGACGGCCCACTTGAATTTCCGGGCCAGAGTCCCCGTGGACACGAGCCCCAGGCGGGTGAGCAGGAAGATGAGGATGGGCGTCTCGAAGGTCAGCCCCATGCCCAGGAGAAAGACGATCTCGAAGTTCCAGAAGTAGGAGATCGTCACGACGTTCGTGAAGCCCTCGTTGAACTGGAAAAAGAACTTGAACGTCAGGGGGAGGATCACGAGATAGCAGAAAACCACTCCACCCATGAAGAAGAGGCTCGTGGCCAAGACGAAAGGAACGGCCCACCGCCGCTCGGCCGGCTTCAAACCGGGGGAAATGAAGGCCCAAAGCTGGTAGAAAATCCAAGGGGCGGCCAGAAACACCGCGAGAACCATGGCGATCTTCATGTAGACGAAGAAGATCTCCGTCACCTGCGTGTAGGCCAGGCTCTTCTGCCCTTCAGGCAGATAGCGGTAGTACGGGGCCACCAGCAGCCTCATGACGCGGTCCATGAAGGGGATCACGGCCACGAACGCGACGAGAAGGCCGAGGACGGCCCGCACGAGGCGCATCCTCAACTCCTGGAAATGCTCCAGGAAGGTCATCTCCCCCCGTCCCCCCTTCCTGTCCATCAGGAGGCCCCGTCCTTTCCTTCCTCCGTCCCACCGGAGGGCTCCGGCGGAACGGGCTCCGGCATCCGGGGCGGCGGGGGGGGCAGGGTTGAACGGGGGAAAGAGGGAGTGCGGTCCCCGAGAAGGTCCGCGTCCTTCTTGAGATCCTCCACCTCCCGTTCGATGGTCTCCTGGAGTTCCGCGCTCGCGCGCTTGAACTCCTTGATCGCGCGAGCAAAAGACTTTCCCAGCTCGGGCAGCTTTTGGGGTCCGAACAGCAGGAGTGCCAGCACGAGGATGAGGATGATCTCAGGCGTTCCCAATGAGCCCACCGTCCTTCTCCTTTCGCTTGGGATTCAGACTCCCCGATCGAAAGCCATCCAGATCCAGGACGACAAACTCGAACCCCAGGCGCCCGAGGGCCGCGCAGATCTTCTCGCGAACCCCCTCCCCACAAGCCCGGGCCAGATCGCCGACCTCCAACTCCAACCTGGCCCCCGAATCCAGGAGCCGGACCCTGCATTGCCTGAAACCCAGGCTGTGCAACAGATCCTCGGCCCGTTCGACGCGGCCCAAATCGCCGAGGCGGATGGGCCGACCCGTCGGAAACCGGGAAGAAAGGCAGGCCGCCTGCGGCTTGTCCCAGGTGGGTAGCCCCTTCCGGCGGGACAGCTCCCGCACTTCGGCCTTCGTCAAACCCGCCTCCAGGAGCGGCGCGCGGGCGCCCCGCTCCCGGGCCGCTTCCATACCGGGTCTCCAGTCCCCCAAATCGTCGGCGATGGCGCCGAACAGAATCCACCGGTCCCCCCTCTTCCCCGCCAGGTCCTCCATCGCCTCGAAGAGAGCGCTCTTGCAGTAATAGCATCGCCGGGGGTCGTTCGCCACGAAGCGCGGGTCTTCCATCTCGTGGGTCTTGAGGAGGATGTGCTCCGCCCCCAGGCGCTCGGCGAACCGTCTGGCCTCGTCCAGTTCGGATCGGGGGAGGGTCGGCGAATCGGCCGTCACCGCGACGCAGGCCGATCCGAGGATGCGCCGCGCCTCGCTCAGGAGCAGGGCCGAATCCGCGCCGCCCGAAAAGGCCACGAGGACCCCGCCCTCGAGACCCACCAGGATCTCCTCCAGGCGTTTGATCTTGGAATCCAGGTCATCCACGGGCTCCTCCGGTTCGACTGCCACTGTAGACTGCGCCGCCGCTGGAGGCAACCGTCCCGGGTTACGAGGAGGGTCCCTCCGGTTCCCTGGCCAGGCGGCGCCGGTCCCACAAGGTCAGAAGCGCCACGAGGACCGTCAGGGTCGTGACCATGCTGTAAACCGTTCCCAGAAGGGAGACATAGCCGATGCTCCTCAGCCCCGGGTAGGAGGAGGTGATCATGGAACCGAACCCCGCGATGGTCGTCAGCGCCGCTATGACGATCGGAGACCCCACCTCCTGGATTACCCGGTCCATCTGGGCCCCGTCGGGTTCGCGGTGGCGGTGAACGAAATAAATGCCGTAGTCCGATCCGATGCCCAGGATCAGGGTGGTCACGAAGATGTTCATGAGGTTCAAGGGCTCGCCAAGAATCGCGAGGGACCCGAGCATCCACACCATGGCCACGCAGAGCGGCACGAGCGCGTAGGCGGCCATCCGGAAGGACCGGAAGTCCGCCGCCACGATGAGGAGCACGAGCAGGTTCCCCACCAAGAAAGCCAGGAGTGCATCCCGTTTGATGAGGGTCCGGAGGGCCTTGCTGAATACGTTGATGCCCACCACCTTCGCCTCGGGAACTCGGGCTTGGACGGCCTCGATGAGGCCCGTTGGCTCGAACCTCCTGAACTCCTCCGACATGTACAGGTACACCACCCCCCGGTACCTGCCGGGACCCTTCTCCACGATGAATTTGTCCAGCACCGGACCCAGGGGCGTGCGACGAATCTGGTCGTAGGTCAAAGGGCCGTCGGGACGGAGCATGCGACCGAGATTCACCAGGTACTCCCGGAAGAACTCCGGGTTGAACCCCTCCTGGCGGCAGGACGCCAGGAAGGTCCGCCGAATCCGCGTGAACGAAAATTCCGCCTCCCCTTGCCGGCGAAGTGCCTCCACCACGAGTCGTTGCCGGTCCACCGGCGGGAGATAGGTGGAGGGACTGTCCGTGAAGAGGATGTCTCCCGTCTTGAGGTAGGGCTGGACCGCCTCGGTCACCTTCTCCGCATCCGCCACGATGCCCTCGGGTGAGGAGGATTCCAGAAGGACCATCATGTAGGTGAGAGACGCGCCGAATTTCTTCGCGATTTCCGAGGAGACGTGGATCCCCCGATTGCGGGAGCTCCTGAGGTTCTTGATGTTGTCGTCCAGGCGGATGCCGAGAGCGAACATACCGAACACCGCCGTGAGCCCCGCCGCGATCAGCAGCGTGGTCCACGGCCTTCGGTGGGCCACCCGCGCGATCCCGTCCACCCAGAAGGCGTGCATGTGGAACGAAGGCTCCGCCGCACGCTTTTCCTTGTGAATCTGATGGAACTGGAGCATGGCGGGAAGGAGGACGAAGACGCTCGCGGCGCTCAGGAGAATGCCCACGGAAGTGAAAATGCCCACCTGGCGCATCCCCGTAAATTCCGTGACGATCATGGCCCCGAACGTGCAGGCGGTCGTGACGGCCCCGACGAAAACGCCCTTTCCCGTCCGGCCGAGGGCCGTCGCGATGCTCTCTTCGGATCCCCTTCCCGCGTTTCGCTCCTCCACGTAGCGTCCGTAGATCACCGTCGAGAAATCGATGCCGAGACCGATGAGCAATGCCGCGAATCCCGCCGTGGCGCTGTTGAGGTGGATCCCCAACAGGTGGACCACGGCGAAGGTCATGAGGATCCCGAATAGCAGCGGGATCCAGCCGTAGGCCAGGGCGCTCTTGCGCCGGAAGGCCCAGAGGAACACCCCCATGACCAGGACCGCGGAAGTGGCCGTGTTGAGGACGGCGTCGCGCTTGATGAGGTCCGCGTCATCCTGCGCGATCGGATAGCCCCCGCCGTACCGCACCGTAAGCGCCTCGAGGCCCTCCTCCCCCTCGGCCGTCCACCTCTCCCTCTGGGTCCTCTCCGCCGAGCGGACCCCGGCCATGAGTTCCTTCCCGAAGGGAATGTTCTGCGCGGGCCTCTTGGGCCGGACGATCATGAGAAGGGCCGTCCCGTCGCGGGAGAGGTAGTAGCCGTCGGAGAGATCGACCTTGAGCTGCCGGGTTTTCCCGGCGAAGTTGCGCTTCAGGATGGGAAAGAGGCCGAAGGGATCGTACTGGACGAGTTGCTTGGTGACCAGGGACGCGGGATTGGAGATGAGCTTGCGGTTGCTCTCCACCTGGGCCCGGACTCCTTCGTTCGTAAACCGTTGAGCCACCTCGGGCAACGAGTCCGGGGAGAGGTACAAGAGCGTGTAGGGAAGGAGGGCCTGGACCATTCCCTCGAAGTCGTGGAGGCGGTATTCCACGGTCTCGACGAGCCCCGTCTCCCGGATCGCCTCCGCCAGCTGGTCGGCGTACTCCTCGTATTCGGAGATCGGGTGCGCCTCAGGATCGGCGGTCTCGAGCAGAACGAAGAGGTAGTCGAGGCTCTTGAAATCCTCCGTCGCCTGCCGGAAATCCTGAACGGAGGGGTTCTTCCTGGGGAGCAGGTCCAGGATGTCCGACTCGATGCTGGGCGGCTTGAGGGCGAAGAGAACGAGGGCCATCGCCGCCAGGAACGCCGAAACCGCGAATACGCCTCGGTAATGGCGCGCGCAAAACAGGGCGATCCGAGTAAGGAGAGCCTCCCTCACCGGACCCGTCCAGTCCCCGGAGCGGCTGGGCTCATCCGAGGGCCTCCCCCTTGAAGAGGTCGATCTTTTTGGAAAACTCCTTGAAGTACTCGACCATGGAGGCCACGGCGATGAAGGCGACGATGTACAGGAGCCAGTTGCCCGTGATCTGGACCCAGTCCCATTCCTTCTGGTTGCCCCAGATGATGAAGCAGATGGCGATGACTTCCACCACCATCTTCCATTTCCCGAGGCGCCCCGCCGGAATCACGACCTGATTGATGGCTGCGATGAGCCTCAGCCCGGTCACCGAGAACTCCCGGCCCACGATCACCACAACCACCCAGGCCGCCGTGAGCTGGAGCTCCACCAGGGAGATGAGAACCGAGGCCACGAGGAGCTTGTCCGCGATCGGATCCAGGAGCTGGCCGAGGGTCGTCACCTGGTTCCTCCGGCGCGCCAGATACCCGTCGAGCAGGTCCGTCAGCGAGGCGAGCAGGAAGATCCCCACCGCCAGCGTCTCGCGGTTGAAGAAGAACCACTTCTCGAATTGGAACTCGGTGAGCAGGACGACCACCACCAATGGCACCAGGAAGATCCGGAAGGCCGTGAGGAGATTCGGTAGGTTCAGGACTCTCTTGGGCATGGTCCGCCTGCTCCGGCCGGTTTTTCAGCGCGGGCGCTTTCTTCGGTCCAGGTCGAACCGCTCGATCATTTTGATGAGGCCCCTGCGGGTGATCCCCAGATCCTCGGCGGCCCGGGTCTTGTTCCAGCGGTACTTCTGAAGGGCTTCCACCAGCATCTTCTTCTGGATGGCGTCCAGGGAGTCCTTCAACTTGGCCCCGGTGTGGGTGGCCGCTAGCAGCGCCGCCTGCTGGATGACCTCGGAAAGATGCTGGGGGGCCACCATCTCCCCGTCGCCCAAAAGGATCGCCAGGCGCTCCATCTCGTTCTTGAGTTGGCGGACGTTTCCGGGCCAGGCATAGGCGGAAAGCATGTCCACCGCCTCCTTCTCGAAGCCGAGGTGGCGGCGCCCCATCCGCGTTCCGTAGAAGTTCAAGAAGTGGCGGGCGAGGAGCCCGATGTCCTCCTTGCGGTCTCTCAGGGGAGGAAGCTTCACCGTGACCACGTTGAGGCGGTAAAAGAGATCCTCGCGGAACAGCCCCTTCTGTATCTGGTCCTGAAGGTCCTTGTTCGTGGCCGACAGAATCCGAACGTCCACCTTGCGGGGCTTGTTGTCACCGATGCGCCGGATCTCCCCCTCCTGCAGGGCGCGCAAAATCTTCGCCTGGGAGGACAGGGAGAGGTCGCCGATCTCGTCGAGGAAGAGGGTTCCACCGTCGGCCACCTCGAAAAGGCCCGGCTTGTCGTGGGAAGCCCCCGTGTAGGCCCCCTTCTTGTATCCGAAGAGCTCGCTCTCCAGAAGGGACTCCGGAAGGGAGGCGCAATTCTGGGCCACGAACTTCTTGTCGCGCCGGGACGATTTGAAGTGGATCGCCCTGGCGATGAGCTCCTTTCCCGTTCCGCTCTCCCCCATGATCAGGACGGATACGTTGCTCGCCGCGACGAGCTCCACGGTCTCGAGGATGCTGATGATCTTCGGAGAGTTGGAGATGATTTCCGGGAACCCTTGATCGGCGGAGGCCATTTGCCGCAGATAGGTGTTCTCGAGACGGTAGCTTTCCTTCTCCTGGGCGGACTTGATTGCGGATGAGGCGAGGTCCACGAAGGACTTCAGGAACTTGTGGTCGCGTTCGGTGAACGCGCCGGGCCGCTTCCCGTGGTCCACGTAGAGCGCCCCCAGCAGCGTGCCGGCGAAGTTGAGCGGCATGCAGATCACCGAGAGGATGTTGTAGTGGATCGCGCTTTCGCTTTGAAAGCGGGGATCGCTCTGCGCGTTGGCGCTCAGGATCCCTTCCTGGCTCTTCATGGAGGCGTGGACCACGGAGAGCGCCACGCGCTGAACGTCCACGAGTTCATCGGGGTAAAGGGAGCGGGCCACGGTGGGGTAGAGCTCCCCCTGGGGGTTCAGGAGGAAAATGACCCCCCTTTCCGCGTTGAGGTGCTGGATCGCCAGGTCGACGAGATTCTCGAGGAGGGGCTGAAGGTCGGTGTAGGAGTGCACGACGTACGCGAGGCGGTACAGGGTTTCCAGATCCTGATGGGCGACTGGGATCTGGGGCTCCTCGGGAAGCGGGGTCCTCTCGTCCTTTTCGGTCATGCGTCTCCCTCGAGGGCCTCCAGGCGTTTTTTCGCCCTCTGCAGGATGGAGGGTTCCTCCCCTTCCTCCGTCCCCTTCATCAGTTCTTGAATCTTCTTGTAGGCCTCGGCGGCCTTCGCTTTCTCGCCCCGCCGCTCGTAGTACTGGCCGAGTTGCCACAGGCCCTCCCCCTTGGGGAGAGTTGGAGATTCGAGCTGGGCCAGGGCCTTGAAATCGGCCTCCGCCTTGGAGAACTCGCCCAGGGCCTCGTAGAGCCCTCCCCTCATGGGAAGGGCCAGCGGCGCAAGGACGCCGCCCTTCGTGGCGGGCTCCAAAGCGGCGGCGGCCTCCCGGGTCTTGCCCTGCCGAGCCAACGAAATGGCCTTGTAGAAAACGGTCAGGCCCCCCGATCCGCCCGAACCTTCCGCTTCCAGGGCCTTCAGCCGCTTTT
This Acidobacteriota bacterium DNA region includes the following protein-coding sequences:
- the pgsA gene encoding CDP-diacylglycerol--glycerol-3-phosphate 3-phosphatidyltransferase, which produces MPKRVLNLPNLLTAFRIFLVPLVVVVLLTEFQFEKWFFFNRETLAVGIFLLASLTDLLDGYLARRRNQVTTLGQLLDPIADKLLVASVLISLVELQLTAAWVVVVIVGREFSVTGLRLIAAINQVVIPAGRLGKWKMVVEVIAICFIIWGNQKEWDWVQITGNWLLYIVAFIAVASMVEYFKEFSKKIDLFKGEALG
- a CDS encoding sigma 54-interacting transcriptional regulator, whose product is MTEKDERTPLPEEPQIPVAHQDLETLYRLAYVVHSYTDLQPLLENLVDLAIQHLNAERGVIFLLNPQGELYPTVARSLYPDELVDVQRVALSVVHASMKSQEGILSANAQSDPRFQSESAIHYNILSVICMPLNFAGTLLGALYVDHGKRPGAFTERDHKFLKSFVDLASSAIKSAQEKESYRLENTYLRQMASADQGFPEIISNSPKIISILETVELVAASNVSVLIMGESGTGKELIARAIHFKSSRRDKKFVAQNCASLPESLLESELFGYKKGAYTGASHDKPGLFEVADGGTLFLDEIGDLSLSSQAKILRALQEGEIRRIGDNKPRKVDVRILSATNKDLQDQIQKGLFREDLFYRLNVVTVKLPPLRDRKEDIGLLARHFLNFYGTRMGRRHLGFEKEAVDMLSAYAWPGNVRQLKNEMERLAILLGDGEMVAPQHLSEVIQQAALLAATHTGAKLKDSLDAIQKKMLVEALQKYRWNKTRAAEDLGITRRGLIKMIERFDLDRRKRPR
- a CDS encoding PilZ domain-containing protein, encoding MKATAVLREPELTAFRSALAAYSGDAARLSVFSTDLEAVQSVYITGMPEIMAVDLDLPGVIGLETVAALKKQPGFERLPIVLVSTEDHRVDAYNAGASLCLLRPVSVGSFLEALRTFCGRRGEETAAPPSPMRVPEEFDGPEARKASRKPLQAACIISTLGQKYKGLIRDISLTGAKVHLDGKLNINDLITLIIGIPGTVPLKIVEFKARVVRSTDGGYGVAFRQMDPDTRTFVAAYTQKD
- the tatA gene encoding twin-arginine translocase TatA/TatE family subunit, whose protein sequence is MGSLGTPEIILILVLALLLFGPQKLPELGKSFARAIKEFKRASAELQETIEREVEDLKKDADLLGDRTPSFPRSTLPPPPPRMPEPVPPEPSGGTEEGKDGAS
- the larE gene encoding ATP-dependent sacrificial sulfur transferase LarE, with protein sequence MDDLDSKIKRLEEILVGLEGGVLVAFSGGADSALLLSEARRILGSACVAVTADSPTLPRSELDEARRFAERLGAEHILLKTHEMEDPRFVANDPRRCYYCKSALFEAMEDLAGKRGDRWILFGAIADDLGDWRPGMEAARERGARAPLLEAGLTKAEVRELSRRKGLPTWDKPQAACLSSRFPTGRPIRLGDLGRVERAEDLLHSLGFRQCRVRLLDSGARLELEVGDLARACGEGVREKICAALGRLGFEFVVLDLDGFRSGSLNPKRKEKDGGLIGNA
- a CDS encoding MMPL family transporter, producing MREALLTRIALFCARHYRGVFAVSAFLAAMALVLFALKPPSIESDILDLLPRKNPSVQDFRQATEDFKSLDYLFVLLETADPEAHPISEYEEYADQLAEAIRETGLVETVEYRLHDFEGMVQALLPYTLLYLSPDSLPEVAQRFTNEGVRAQVESNRKLISNPASLVTKQLVQYDPFGLFPILKRNFAGKTRQLKVDLSDGYYLSRDGTALLMIVRPKRPAQNIPFGKELMAGVRSAERTQRERWTAEGEEGLEALTVRYGGGYPIAQDDADLIKRDAVLNTATSAVLVMGVFLWAFRRKSALAYGWIPLLFGILMTFAVVHLLGIHLNSATAGFAALLIGLGIDFSTVIYGRYVEERNAGRGSEESIATALGRTGKGVFVGAVTTACTFGAMIVTEFTGMRQVGIFTSVGILLSAASVFVLLPAMLQFHQIHKEKRAAEPSFHMHAFWVDGIARVAHRRPWTTLLIAAGLTAVFGMFALGIRLDDNIKNLRSSRNRGIHVSSEIAKKFGASLTYMMVLLESSSPEGIVADAEKVTEAVQPYLKTGDILFTDSPSTYLPPVDRQRLVVEALRRQGEAEFSFTRIRRTFLASCRQEGFNPEFFREYLVNLGRMLRPDGPLTYDQIRRTPLGPVLDKFIVEKGPGRYRGVVYLYMSEEFRRFEPTGLIEAVQARVPEAKVVGINVFSKALRTLIKRDALLAFLVGNLLVLLIVAADFRSFRMAAYALVPLCVAMVWMLGSLAILGEPLNLMNIFVTTLILGIGSDYGIYFVHRHREPDGAQMDRVIQEVGSPIVIAALTTIAGFGSMITSSYPGLRSIGYVSLLGTVYSMVTTLTVLVALLTLWDRRRLAREPEGPSS
- the tatC gene encoding twin-arginine translocase subunit TatC → MDRKGGRGEMTFLEHFQELRMRLVRAVLGLLVAFVAVIPFMDRVMRLLVAPYYRYLPEGQKSLAYTQVTEIFFVYMKIAMVLAVFLAAPWIFYQLWAFISPGLKPAERRWAVPFVLATSLFFMGGVVFCYLVILPLTFKFFFQFNEGFTNVVTISYFWNFEIVFLLGMGLTFETPILIFLLTRLGLVSTGTLARKFKWAVLGSFVISAVITPSGDPVTQTAVAVPLILLYGLGLLISWMFRRRDAPAPA